A section of the Oreochromis aureus strain Israel breed Guangdong linkage group 22, ZZ_aureus, whole genome shotgun sequence genome encodes:
- the LOC116312018 gene encoding polyhomeotic-like protein 1 isoform X1: MQNSKISAAAAAASSVLHREEEEDGRKEQQHRAQRRQEARRIVASLGVALQRAAGAGGAGRTRSGDAAMETDGEQNQQGASTNGSAPSGTSSRPSPMNSMSLYERQAVQALQALQRQPNAAQYFQQLMLQQQINNAAQLQNLAAVQQVKATLAASRQSSPSSSSSSQTTSTTAVNVTSGSGSTTSSRPMGASATSTISQSVLLSGTAGGQGQMYLRVNRSLRTPIPSQLIFMPGSTATTAVATVAQQPQAQQQQQEVPPTSSASSQSDNNQVQNLAMRGVSGPKGVGVKTEAPERSDSAAYSLVQPSHQSTPQSPTKPSQPQPQPPHIKIPTYPQPTNLKAHPVSSSGASSSSSSSIPLSQLLLHGTRTLTTGTTAPTAAHTLVLTSNATSQPHGYPVGTATIKPAVNAQTLVVQPLQKTSLGAEKSGHGNGPIPIQPKTLQGLRLPLQLPSRNPPPILPAPPPASSSAQPPHTPHIPVQIVGARQSAIGNAQALALARGSCSQDGAAVLSSSSSLLTMVASIASREGGVVGRGVGLKTLQSPQEAPPLAQVSQVHPQANQSSGQSQNGQLASSPASSQPSTVSSPPPSLSRSSLSLHLVTEEQRAASAGVTTNGDSSGGQTPQSKQTTGSLKRKSDSNSANDEHGPSPPRLQPVRDHASAVPANPVDAGSAAAPPPPPPPPPASSPSPVLLVSRGTCGQGERAPPPQAVVKPQVLTHLIEGFVIQEGAEPFPVCGPVKDSAGEDLTNDSPDTNPSETVTTATVLKCEYCKNFAPASQFRGTKRFCSMSCAKSMYWFPRYNVSFRQHFSVRQGHGQRQAQDHSPDRDQSRGHLSNSDDEGGIARRRVPRRTSSEIASAKIAGRPVPAKCRSESSHSDEESSVEEDEDDPMSLSPASSASCHQPPPPLPAESSPPPTCLPASPSQWSVEEVSQFISSLQGCEDLASQFLSQEIDGQALLLLKEEHLMSTMNIKLGPALKICAHINSLRD, translated from the exons ATGCAGAACAGTAAaatcagtgctgctgctgctgccgcttcGAGCGTCctgcacagagaagaagaagaagacgggCGAAAAGAGCAGCAGCACCGGGCACAACGCAGACAAGAAGCCCGGCGGATCGTTGCATCGCTCGGTGTCGCTCTGCAGCGGGCAGCCGGTGCAGGAGGAGCCGGACGAACCCGGAGCGGTGACG CAGCCATGGAGACAGACGGAGAGCAGAACCAGCAGGGGGCCTCGACCAATGGAAGCGCTCCGTCTGGGACGAGCTCCCGCCCCTCTCCCATGAATTCCATGTCTCTGTATGAAAGGCAGGCAGTCCAG GCCCTGCAGGCGTTACAGAGGCAGCCCAATGCCGCTCAGTACTTCCAGCAGCTgatgctgcagcagcagatcaACAACGCAGCACAGCTGCAGAACCTGGCAGCTGTGCAACAGGTAAAG gctaCTCTGGCTGCCAGTCGTCAGTCAAGCCCCTCCAGCAGTAGCTCCTCTCAGACTACCAGCACAACCGCA GTCAATGTAACATCTGGATCAGGATCTACAACCAGCAGCCGTCCGATGGGTGCCTCAGCAACATCCACAATCAGCCAATCAGTGCTGCTGAGTGGGACTGCCGGAGGGCAGGGCCAGATGTACCTGAGA GTGAACCGCTCCCTTAGGACACCTATCCCCTCCCAGCTCATTTTCATGCCCGGCAGCACTGCAACTACTGCTGTGGCAACTGTTGCCCAGCAGCCACAGgctcagcaacagcagcaggaagTGCCTCCGACTTCCTCTGCCAGCAGCCAATCTGATAACAACCAG GTACAGAATCTAGCCATGAGAGGTGTGTCGGGTCCTAAAGGTGTGGGTGTTAAGACTGAAGCCCCAGAGAGAAGTGACTCAG ctgCCTACTCACTGGTCCAGCCCTCTCACCAGTCTACCCCTCAGTCCCCCACCAAACCAAGCCAGCCTCAGCCCCAGCCACCCCACATCAAAATCCCTACCTACCCCCAGCCTACTAATCTCAAAGCTCACCCCGTCTCTTCTTCTGgtgcctcttcttcctcctcatcttccaTCCCTCTCTCCCAGCTCTTACTCCACGGTACTCGAACCCTCACCACAGGAACCACAGCTCCCACAGCAGCACATACTCTGGTCCTGACATCCAACGCCACATCTCAGCCCCACGGGTACCCGGTGGGCACGGCAACCATCAAACCAGCGGTCAACGCTCAGACTCTGGTGGTGCAGCCTCTGCAGAAAACCTCACTCGGTGCTGAGAAATCAGGCCACGGAAACGGACCCATCCCCATCCAACCTAAAACTTTACAGGGGCTCCGCCTGCCCCTCCAGCTTCCTTCAAGGAACCCCCCTCCCATCCTGCCCGCCCCGCCACCTGCCAGCAGCTCCGCCCAGCCTCCCCACACGCCTCACATCCCAGTGCAGATAGTGGGGGCCAGGCAGAGCGCAATTGGAAACGCCCAGGCTCTCGCTCTGGCCCGTGGCAGCTGCAGCCAAGATGGCGCTGCCGTCCTCAGCAGCTCCTCTAGTCTGCTCACCATGGTGGCATCCATCGCTTCCAGGGAGGGTGGAGTCGTCGGCCGAGGGGTGGGGCTGAAGACGCTTCAGTCACCCCAGGAGGCTCCTCCCTTGGCTCAGGTGTCTCAGGTGCATCCGCAAGCCAATCAGAGCTCTGGACAGAGTCAGAACGGACAGCTGGCCTCAAGCCCCGCCTCCTCCCAGCCCTCCACCGTTTCATCTCCTCCCCCCTCACTGTCTcgctcctccctctctctccaccTGGTGACCGAAGAGCAGAGAGCAGCGTCAGCTGGTGTAACCACCAATGGAGACTCATCAGGAGGTCAGACGCCACAG AGTAAACAGACGACTGGCTctctgaaaagaaaatcagactCTAATTCAGCCAACGACGAACATGGCCCCTCGCCTCCACGGCTCCAGCCAGTCAGAGATCATGCCTCGGCCGTCCCAGCCAATCCCGTCGATGCAG gctctgctgctgctcctcctcctcctccaccacctcctcctgcctcctctCCTTCTCCAGTGCTGCTGGTGTCCCGTGGGACTTGTGGTCAGGGTGAGAGAGCTCCGCCACCTCAAGCTGTGGTTAAACCGCAGGTTCTTACACACCTCATAGAGGGCTTTGTGATCCAGGAAGGGGCGGAGCCTTTCCCT GTCTGCGGTCCAGTCAAGGACTCGGCTGGTGAAGATTTGACTAACGACAGTCCAGACACTAACCCGTCGGAGACTGTTACCACAGCAACAG TGCTGAAGTGTGAGTACTGTAAAAACTTTGCTCCTGCCAGCCAGTTCCGAGGCACCAAAAGGTTCTGCTCCATGTCTTGTGCCAAGAG TATGTATTGGTTCCCCAGGTACAACGTCAGCTTCAGGCAGCACTTCAGCGTGCGGCAGGGTCACGGCCAGCGTCAAGCTCAAGATCACTCTCCAGATCGGGATCAGAGCCGCGGACACCTCTCCAACTCGGACGATGAGGGAGGAATCGCCAGGAGGAGGGTTCCCCGTAGGACCAGCTCAGAAATAGCCAGTGCCAAGATAGCAGGGAGGCCCGTACCTGCCAAG TGCCGATCAGAGTCGAGCCATTCAGATGAGGAGTCCAGCGtagaggaggatgaagatgacCCCATGTCCCTCTCGCCGGCCTCCTCAGCATCCTGCCACCAGCCGCCTCCTCCGCTCCCAGCAGAGAGCTCACCACCGCCCACCTGCCTGCCTGCTAGCCCCTCCCAGTGGAGCGTGGAGGAAGTGTCACAGTTTATTTCCTCACTGCAAG GGTGCGAGGATCTCGCCTCCCAGTTCCTGTCGCAGGAAATTGATGGACaggcgctgctgctgctgaaggagGAGCATCTAATGTCCACCATGAACATCAAGCTTGGCCCTGCCCTCAAGATCTGTGCTCACATCAACAGCCTAAGAGACTGA
- the LOC116312018 gene encoding polyhomeotic-like protein 1 isoform X4, with product MQNSKISAAAAAASSVLHREEEEDGRKEQQHRAQRRQEARRIVASLGVALQRAAGAGGAGRTRSGDAAMETDGEQNQQGASTNGSAPSGTSSRPSPMNSMSLYERQAVQALQALQRQPNAAQYFQQLMLQQQINNAAQLQNLAAVQQVKATLAASRQSSPSSSSSSQTTSTTAVNVTSGSGSTTSSRPMGASATSTISQSVLLSGTAGGQGQMYLRVNRSLRTPIPSQLIFMPGSTATTAVATVAQQPQAQQQQQEVPPTSSASSQSDNNQVQNLAMRGVSGPKGVGVKTEAPERSDSAAYSLVQPSHQSTPQSPTKPSQPQPQPPHIKIPTYPQPTNLKAHPVSSSGASSSSSSSIPLSQLLLHGTRTLTTGTTAPTAAHTLVLTSNATSQPHGYPVGTATIKPAVNAQTLVVQPLQKTSLGAEKSGHGNGPIPIQPKTLQGLRLPLQLPSRNPPPILPAPPPASSSAQPPHTPHIPVQIVGARQSAIGNAQALALARGSCSQDGAAVLSSSSSLLTMVASIASREGGVVGRGVGLKTLQSPQEAPPLAQVSQVHPQANQSSGQSQNGQLASSPASSQPSTVSSPPPSLSRSSLSLHLVTEEQRAASAGVTTNGDSSGGQTPQSKQTTGSLKRKSDSNSANDEHGPSPPRLQPVRDHASAVPANPVDAGSAAAPPPPPPPPPASSPSPVLLVSRGTCGQGERAPPPQAVVKPQVLTHLIEGFVIQEGAEPFPVCGPVKDSAGEDLTNDSPDTNPSETVTTATVLKCEYCKNFAPASQFRGTKRFCSMSCAKRYNVSFRQHFSVRQGHGQRQAQDHSPDRDQSRGHLSNSDDEGGIARRRVPRRTSSEIASAKIAGRPVPAKCRSESSHSDEESSVEEDEDDPMSLSPASSASCHQPPPPLPAESSPPPTCLPASPSQWSVEEVSQFISSLQGCEDLASQFLSQEIDGQALLLLKEEHLMSTMNIKLGPALKICAHINSLRD from the exons ATGCAGAACAGTAAaatcagtgctgctgctgctgccgcttcGAGCGTCctgcacagagaagaagaagaagacgggCGAAAAGAGCAGCAGCACCGGGCACAACGCAGACAAGAAGCCCGGCGGATCGTTGCATCGCTCGGTGTCGCTCTGCAGCGGGCAGCCGGTGCAGGAGGAGCCGGACGAACCCGGAGCGGTGACG CAGCCATGGAGACAGACGGAGAGCAGAACCAGCAGGGGGCCTCGACCAATGGAAGCGCTCCGTCTGGGACGAGCTCCCGCCCCTCTCCCATGAATTCCATGTCTCTGTATGAAAGGCAGGCAGTCCAG GCCCTGCAGGCGTTACAGAGGCAGCCCAATGCCGCTCAGTACTTCCAGCAGCTgatgctgcagcagcagatcaACAACGCAGCACAGCTGCAGAACCTGGCAGCTGTGCAACAGGTAAAG gctaCTCTGGCTGCCAGTCGTCAGTCAAGCCCCTCCAGCAGTAGCTCCTCTCAGACTACCAGCACAACCGCA GTCAATGTAACATCTGGATCAGGATCTACAACCAGCAGCCGTCCGATGGGTGCCTCAGCAACATCCACAATCAGCCAATCAGTGCTGCTGAGTGGGACTGCCGGAGGGCAGGGCCAGATGTACCTGAGA GTGAACCGCTCCCTTAGGACACCTATCCCCTCCCAGCTCATTTTCATGCCCGGCAGCACTGCAACTACTGCTGTGGCAACTGTTGCCCAGCAGCCACAGgctcagcaacagcagcaggaagTGCCTCCGACTTCCTCTGCCAGCAGCCAATCTGATAACAACCAG GTACAGAATCTAGCCATGAGAGGTGTGTCGGGTCCTAAAGGTGTGGGTGTTAAGACTGAAGCCCCAGAGAGAAGTGACTCAG ctgCCTACTCACTGGTCCAGCCCTCTCACCAGTCTACCCCTCAGTCCCCCACCAAACCAAGCCAGCCTCAGCCCCAGCCACCCCACATCAAAATCCCTACCTACCCCCAGCCTACTAATCTCAAAGCTCACCCCGTCTCTTCTTCTGgtgcctcttcttcctcctcatcttccaTCCCTCTCTCCCAGCTCTTACTCCACGGTACTCGAACCCTCACCACAGGAACCACAGCTCCCACAGCAGCACATACTCTGGTCCTGACATCCAACGCCACATCTCAGCCCCACGGGTACCCGGTGGGCACGGCAACCATCAAACCAGCGGTCAACGCTCAGACTCTGGTGGTGCAGCCTCTGCAGAAAACCTCACTCGGTGCTGAGAAATCAGGCCACGGAAACGGACCCATCCCCATCCAACCTAAAACTTTACAGGGGCTCCGCCTGCCCCTCCAGCTTCCTTCAAGGAACCCCCCTCCCATCCTGCCCGCCCCGCCACCTGCCAGCAGCTCCGCCCAGCCTCCCCACACGCCTCACATCCCAGTGCAGATAGTGGGGGCCAGGCAGAGCGCAATTGGAAACGCCCAGGCTCTCGCTCTGGCCCGTGGCAGCTGCAGCCAAGATGGCGCTGCCGTCCTCAGCAGCTCCTCTAGTCTGCTCACCATGGTGGCATCCATCGCTTCCAGGGAGGGTGGAGTCGTCGGCCGAGGGGTGGGGCTGAAGACGCTTCAGTCACCCCAGGAGGCTCCTCCCTTGGCTCAGGTGTCTCAGGTGCATCCGCAAGCCAATCAGAGCTCTGGACAGAGTCAGAACGGACAGCTGGCCTCAAGCCCCGCCTCCTCCCAGCCCTCCACCGTTTCATCTCCTCCCCCCTCACTGTCTcgctcctccctctctctccaccTGGTGACCGAAGAGCAGAGAGCAGCGTCAGCTGGTGTAACCACCAATGGAGACTCATCAGGAGGTCAGACGCCACAG AGTAAACAGACGACTGGCTctctgaaaagaaaatcagactCTAATTCAGCCAACGACGAACATGGCCCCTCGCCTCCACGGCTCCAGCCAGTCAGAGATCATGCCTCGGCCGTCCCAGCCAATCCCGTCGATGCAG gctctgctgctgctcctcctcctcctccaccacctcctcctgcctcctctCCTTCTCCAGTGCTGCTGGTGTCCCGTGGGACTTGTGGTCAGGGTGAGAGAGCTCCGCCACCTCAAGCTGTGGTTAAACCGCAGGTTCTTACACACCTCATAGAGGGCTTTGTGATCCAGGAAGGGGCGGAGCCTTTCCCT GTCTGCGGTCCAGTCAAGGACTCGGCTGGTGAAGATTTGACTAACGACAGTCCAGACACTAACCCGTCGGAGACTGTTACCACAGCAACAG TGCTGAAGTGTGAGTACTGTAAAAACTTTGCTCCTGCCAGCCAGTTCCGAGGCACCAAAAGGTTCTGCTCCATGTCTTGTGCCAAGAG GTACAACGTCAGCTTCAGGCAGCACTTCAGCGTGCGGCAGGGTCACGGCCAGCGTCAAGCTCAAGATCACTCTCCAGATCGGGATCAGAGCCGCGGACACCTCTCCAACTCGGACGATGAGGGAGGAATCGCCAGGAGGAGGGTTCCCCGTAGGACCAGCTCAGAAATAGCCAGTGCCAAGATAGCAGGGAGGCCCGTACCTGCCAAG TGCCGATCAGAGTCGAGCCATTCAGATGAGGAGTCCAGCGtagaggaggatgaagatgacCCCATGTCCCTCTCGCCGGCCTCCTCAGCATCCTGCCACCAGCCGCCTCCTCCGCTCCCAGCAGAGAGCTCACCACCGCCCACCTGCCTGCCTGCTAGCCCCTCCCAGTGGAGCGTGGAGGAAGTGTCACAGTTTATTTCCTCACTGCAAG GGTGCGAGGATCTCGCCTCCCAGTTCCTGTCGCAGGAAATTGATGGACaggcgctgctgctgctgaaggagGAGCATCTAATGTCCACCATGAACATCAAGCTTGGCCCTGCCCTCAAGATCTGTGCTCACATCAACAGCCTAAGAGACTGA
- the LOC116312018 gene encoding polyhomeotic-like protein 1 isoform X3, translating to MQNSKISAAAAAASSVLHREEEEDGRKEQQHRAQRRQEARRIVASLGVALQRAAGAGGAGRTRSGDAAMETDGEQNQQGASTNGSAPSGTSSRPSPMNSMSLYERQAVQALQALQRQPNAAQYFQQLMLQQQINNAAQLQNLAAVQQATLAASRQSSPSSSSSSQTTSTTAVNVTSGSGSTTSSRPMGASATSTISQSVLLSGTAGGQGQMYLRVNRSLRTPIPSQLIFMPGSTATTAVATVAQQPQAQQQQQEVPPTSSASSQSDNNQVQNLAMRGVSGPKGVGVKTEAPERSDSAAYSLVQPSHQSTPQSPTKPSQPQPQPPHIKIPTYPQPTNLKAHPVSSSGASSSSSSSIPLSQLLLHGTRTLTTGTTAPTAAHTLVLTSNATSQPHGYPVGTATIKPAVNAQTLVVQPLQKTSLGAEKSGHGNGPIPIQPKTLQGLRLPLQLPSRNPPPILPAPPPASSSAQPPHTPHIPVQIVGARQSAIGNAQALALARGSCSQDGAAVLSSSSSLLTMVASIASREGGVVGRGVGLKTLQSPQEAPPLAQVSQVHPQANQSSGQSQNGQLASSPASSQPSTVSSPPPSLSRSSLSLHLVTEEQRAASAGVTTNGDSSGGQTPQSKQTTGSLKRKSDSNSANDEHGPSPPRLQPVRDHASAVPANPVDAGSAAAPPPPPPPPPASSPSPVLLVSRGTCGQGERAPPPQAVVKPQVLTHLIEGFVIQEGAEPFPVCGPVKDSAGEDLTNDSPDTNPSETVTTATVLKCEYCKNFAPASQFRGTKRFCSMSCAKSMYWFPRYNVSFRQHFSVRQGHGQRQAQDHSPDRDQSRGHLSNSDDEGGIARRRVPRRTSSEIASAKIAGRPVPAKCRSESSHSDEESSVEEDEDDPMSLSPASSASCHQPPPPLPAESSPPPTCLPASPSQWSVEEVSQFISSLQGCEDLASQFLSQEIDGQALLLLKEEHLMSTMNIKLGPALKICAHINSLRD from the exons ATGCAGAACAGTAAaatcagtgctgctgctgctgccgcttcGAGCGTCctgcacagagaagaagaagaagacgggCGAAAAGAGCAGCAGCACCGGGCACAACGCAGACAAGAAGCCCGGCGGATCGTTGCATCGCTCGGTGTCGCTCTGCAGCGGGCAGCCGGTGCAGGAGGAGCCGGACGAACCCGGAGCGGTGACG CAGCCATGGAGACAGACGGAGAGCAGAACCAGCAGGGGGCCTCGACCAATGGAAGCGCTCCGTCTGGGACGAGCTCCCGCCCCTCTCCCATGAATTCCATGTCTCTGTATGAAAGGCAGGCAGTCCAG GCCCTGCAGGCGTTACAGAGGCAGCCCAATGCCGCTCAGTACTTCCAGCAGCTgatgctgcagcagcagatcaACAACGCAGCACAGCTGCAGAACCTGGCAGCTGTGCAACAG gctaCTCTGGCTGCCAGTCGTCAGTCAAGCCCCTCCAGCAGTAGCTCCTCTCAGACTACCAGCACAACCGCA GTCAATGTAACATCTGGATCAGGATCTACAACCAGCAGCCGTCCGATGGGTGCCTCAGCAACATCCACAATCAGCCAATCAGTGCTGCTGAGTGGGACTGCCGGAGGGCAGGGCCAGATGTACCTGAGA GTGAACCGCTCCCTTAGGACACCTATCCCCTCCCAGCTCATTTTCATGCCCGGCAGCACTGCAACTACTGCTGTGGCAACTGTTGCCCAGCAGCCACAGgctcagcaacagcagcaggaagTGCCTCCGACTTCCTCTGCCAGCAGCCAATCTGATAACAACCAG GTACAGAATCTAGCCATGAGAGGTGTGTCGGGTCCTAAAGGTGTGGGTGTTAAGACTGAAGCCCCAGAGAGAAGTGACTCAG ctgCCTACTCACTGGTCCAGCCCTCTCACCAGTCTACCCCTCAGTCCCCCACCAAACCAAGCCAGCCTCAGCCCCAGCCACCCCACATCAAAATCCCTACCTACCCCCAGCCTACTAATCTCAAAGCTCACCCCGTCTCTTCTTCTGgtgcctcttcttcctcctcatcttccaTCCCTCTCTCCCAGCTCTTACTCCACGGTACTCGAACCCTCACCACAGGAACCACAGCTCCCACAGCAGCACATACTCTGGTCCTGACATCCAACGCCACATCTCAGCCCCACGGGTACCCGGTGGGCACGGCAACCATCAAACCAGCGGTCAACGCTCAGACTCTGGTGGTGCAGCCTCTGCAGAAAACCTCACTCGGTGCTGAGAAATCAGGCCACGGAAACGGACCCATCCCCATCCAACCTAAAACTTTACAGGGGCTCCGCCTGCCCCTCCAGCTTCCTTCAAGGAACCCCCCTCCCATCCTGCCCGCCCCGCCACCTGCCAGCAGCTCCGCCCAGCCTCCCCACACGCCTCACATCCCAGTGCAGATAGTGGGGGCCAGGCAGAGCGCAATTGGAAACGCCCAGGCTCTCGCTCTGGCCCGTGGCAGCTGCAGCCAAGATGGCGCTGCCGTCCTCAGCAGCTCCTCTAGTCTGCTCACCATGGTGGCATCCATCGCTTCCAGGGAGGGTGGAGTCGTCGGCCGAGGGGTGGGGCTGAAGACGCTTCAGTCACCCCAGGAGGCTCCTCCCTTGGCTCAGGTGTCTCAGGTGCATCCGCAAGCCAATCAGAGCTCTGGACAGAGTCAGAACGGACAGCTGGCCTCAAGCCCCGCCTCCTCCCAGCCCTCCACCGTTTCATCTCCTCCCCCCTCACTGTCTcgctcctccctctctctccaccTGGTGACCGAAGAGCAGAGAGCAGCGTCAGCTGGTGTAACCACCAATGGAGACTCATCAGGAGGTCAGACGCCACAG AGTAAACAGACGACTGGCTctctgaaaagaaaatcagactCTAATTCAGCCAACGACGAACATGGCCCCTCGCCTCCACGGCTCCAGCCAGTCAGAGATCATGCCTCGGCCGTCCCAGCCAATCCCGTCGATGCAG gctctgctgctgctcctcctcctcctccaccacctcctcctgcctcctctCCTTCTCCAGTGCTGCTGGTGTCCCGTGGGACTTGTGGTCAGGGTGAGAGAGCTCCGCCACCTCAAGCTGTGGTTAAACCGCAGGTTCTTACACACCTCATAGAGGGCTTTGTGATCCAGGAAGGGGCGGAGCCTTTCCCT GTCTGCGGTCCAGTCAAGGACTCGGCTGGTGAAGATTTGACTAACGACAGTCCAGACACTAACCCGTCGGAGACTGTTACCACAGCAACAG TGCTGAAGTGTGAGTACTGTAAAAACTTTGCTCCTGCCAGCCAGTTCCGAGGCACCAAAAGGTTCTGCTCCATGTCTTGTGCCAAGAG TATGTATTGGTTCCCCAGGTACAACGTCAGCTTCAGGCAGCACTTCAGCGTGCGGCAGGGTCACGGCCAGCGTCAAGCTCAAGATCACTCTCCAGATCGGGATCAGAGCCGCGGACACCTCTCCAACTCGGACGATGAGGGAGGAATCGCCAGGAGGAGGGTTCCCCGTAGGACCAGCTCAGAAATAGCCAGTGCCAAGATAGCAGGGAGGCCCGTACCTGCCAAG TGCCGATCAGAGTCGAGCCATTCAGATGAGGAGTCCAGCGtagaggaggatgaagatgacCCCATGTCCCTCTCGCCGGCCTCCTCAGCATCCTGCCACCAGCCGCCTCCTCCGCTCCCAGCAGAGAGCTCACCACCGCCCACCTGCCTGCCTGCTAGCCCCTCCCAGTGGAGCGTGGAGGAAGTGTCACAGTTTATTTCCTCACTGCAAG GGTGCGAGGATCTCGCCTCCCAGTTCCTGTCGCAGGAAATTGATGGACaggcgctgctgctgctgaaggagGAGCATCTAATGTCCACCATGAACATCAAGCTTGGCCCTGCCCTCAAGATCTGTGCTCACATCAACAGCCTAAGAGACTGA